The Leishmania major strain Friedlin complete genome, chromosome 31 genome contains a region encoding:
- a CDS encoding putative calpain-like cysteine peptidase encodes MDGNAIRSICDEDVVTDAMLEEFLHPSSSLALTDTVGDMLTASTLGSAVRGPVPCILAAAGTSALGAGSSSTFKDLHSSEVNQIGVEGTEGSVVHCASHLVGTSLVLPVELSHSHITSDDSGDFAFFTSDVRDADAYDLIRHYVLYCKQQEKELEDLEAECARLEAEQQHLYSAAIAADMTRSMHLSAADSLSPTNSNEVSATGTGGVSSSAAVDEFGEAHIDPLKLCPYMDPHDAAHNPQPYRYGQPAIHGLYTPAFKNGILYRCVSADRSWIFYNDSEQYTMHIKYIFGASSVITAGPHASVKQRASGEYEVQVTVWPQETEVLLVGQVNGFKNLSSAVPVNSSYTNPHASASTASARALLDRFAQQSGKPNVSLLSTEDVLECCAGQASELAAAVGSWNGQHFVDPDFPPCGTSLYRKGVDDVFLWDMSWRRPCEYLPASQRSEACLFARSVLPTDPCAGEGGDVYLCSAACCLAEHPKQVARIFRHPVSADAGSRERAVGAYRVTLSHGGWWTSTVLDSYLPASLKGPNLGRCSHDLRKLWYPLLEKAYAKLHGSYAAIQCGSPLEALQDLTGFPTFHFYDRWAEASWSGAGARASEHTSYSPLSEHLFTSLEEKVHQRGYLVCLCLPDDGPTEAQAAQMGMVFGMSYAVLRLVRHGSVRLLQIRCPTLKLCSRGLWCAGSARWQQEPQLARLCGMDGDGGPELATLWLDWSEALAMFEGGGVCCSRWDWAYDCRARGFFKDGIPSFVLEVSVDASVESASPVEAYCILSQEDDRGMSPDHPNRELRPLMLSVSSHCGDDEAGEGVGGESLVDQRIRHVCSTDPDTPTEQLNYVLGRDTALRVTFQPSTHPYYVIPRSRGEMPDKLFTLGFVSATAPTKTGKLRMRAVQLPSNSAVFHNRHSFSTRQLESVAAVPFQIRGPDGVARVGCGSSIA; translated from the coding sequence ATGGACGGCAACGCCATCCGCTCCATTTGCGACGAAGACGTCGTCACGGATGCCATGCTGGAGGAGTTCCTGCATCCGTCGTCATCGTTAGCCTTGACAGACACCGTGGGCGATATGCTGACTGCCTCTACCCTTGGCAGCGCGGTGCGAGGACCGGTTCCCTGCATACTTGCAGCGGCCGGCACGTCCGCGTTGGGGGCTGGCTCCTCGTCAACCTTCAAAGACTTGCACAGTAGCGAGGTTAACCAAATCGGCGTGGAGGGCACCGAGGGAAGTGTTGTGCATTGTGCAAGTCATCTCGTCGGCACCAGCCTTGTACTGCCGGTGGAACTGTCGCACTCGCATATCACgagcgacgacagcggcgacttTGCTTTTTTCACGAGCGATGTGCGCGATGCCGACGCGTACGACCTCATTCGTCACTATGTGCTGTATTGCaagcagcaggagaaggagctggaggatCTGGAGGCGGAATGCGCAcggctggaggcggagcaaCAGCACCTCTACAGCGCCGCTATTGCGGCTGACATGACTCGATCGATGCACCTGTCGGCTGCCGATTCTCTGTCTCCGACGAACTCGAACGAAGTTTCGGCAACAGGAACCGGCGGCGTCTCCTCGTCAGCCGCTGTCGACGAGTTCGGCGAGGCTCACATCGACCCGCTGAAGTTGTGCCCTTACATGGATCCACATGATGCCGCTCACAACCCGCAGCCGTATCGCTACGGACAGCCCGCCATCCATGGACTCTACACCCCGGCCTTCAAGAATGGCATTCTCTACCGCTGCGTTTCGGCCGACAGGTCGTGGATATTTTACAACGACTCGGAGCAGTACACGATGCACATAAAGTATATCTTCGGCGCCTCATCCGTCATTACGGCCGGTCCGCACGCCTCGGTGAAGCAGCGGGCGTCGGGCGAGTATGAGGTGCAAGTGACAGTCTGGCCACAGgagacggaggtgctgcttGTAGGCCAAGTGAACGGCTTCAAGAATCTCTCTTCCGCCGTGCCAGTCAATTCCAGCTATACGAATCCACACGCCAGTGCCTCCACCGCATCTGCGCGCGCTCTGCTGGACCGCTTCGCCCAACAGTCAGGAAAGCCGAATGTCTCGCTGCTCTCCACGGAGGACGTGCTGGAGTGTTGTGCGGGCCAAGCCAGCGAgttggccgccgccgtcgggtCTTGGAATGGGCAACATTTTGTCGACCCCGACTTTCCGCCTTGTGGCACATCGCTTTACCGCAAAGGTGTCGATGACGTCTTCCTCTGGGATATGTCCTGGCGGCGCCCCTGCGAGTACCTGCCCGCCTCACAGCGCTCGGAAGCGTGCCTCTTCGCTCGCTCGGTGCTTCCGACAGACCCTTGTGCGGGGGAAGGCGGTGACGTGTACCTGTGCAGTGCTGCCTGCTGTCTCGCTGAGCACCCCAAGCAGGTCGCTCGAATTTTTCGGCACCCCGTCTCTGCGGatgccggcagccgcgaGCGCGCTGTCGGGGCATACCGCGTCACACTGAGCCACGGCGGCTGGTGGACGTCGACCGTCCTCGATAGTTACTTGCCAGCGTCGCTCAAGGGCCCGAACCTGGGCCGCTGCTCTCACGACTTGCGCAAGCTCTGGTATCCGCTGCTCGAAAAGGCGTACGCGAAGCTGCACGGTTCCTACGCCGCCATCCAATGCGGTAGCCCgctcgaggcgctgcaggatcTCACCGGATTTCCGACGTTTCACTTCTATGATCGATGGGCGGAGGCGTCGTggagcggtgccggcgcccgCGCGAGCGAACACACCTCCTACAGCCCACTGTCCGAGCACCTGTTCACCTCTCTCGAGGAGAAGGTGCATCAACGCGGCTATCtcgtgtgcctgtgcctgcCGGACGACGGGCCGACCGAGGCCCAGGCAGCGCAGATGGGCATGGTGTTCGGCATGTCATACGCGGTGCTGCGACTCGTTCGGCACGGCAGCGTTCGGCTTCTTCAAATTCGGTGCCCCACCTTGAAGCTCTGTAGCCGCGGGCTGTGGTGTGCCGGGAgcgcgcggtggcagcaggaGCCGCAGCTAGCCCGCTTGTGCGGGATGGATGGTGATGGCGGGCCGGAGCTCGCGACTTTGTGGTTGGACTGGTCTGAGGCTCTAGCTATGTTTGAGGGTGGCGGCGTGTGCTGTAGTCGTTGGGACTGGGCATATGACTGCCGTGCGCGAGGGTTCTTCAAAGACGGGATACCCTCTTTCGTCTTGGAGGTGAGCGTCGACGCCTCTGTGGAGAGCGCAAGTCCCGTGGAAGCGTACTGCATCTTGTCCCAGGAGGACGATCGCGGTATGTCTCCAGATCACCCGAACCGAGAGCTGCGCCCACTGATGCTCTCTGTCAGCAGCCATTGCGGTGACGATGAGGCGGGCGAGGGTGTCGGCGGGGAGTCCTTGGTTGATCAGCGCATTCGGCATGTGTGCTCCACGGACCCAGACACCCCCACAGAGCAGCTGAACTACGTCCTAGGTCGCGATACGGCGCTCCGTGTCACCTTTCAGCCCTCAACGCATCCGTACTATGTTATTCCTCGCTCGCGGGGGGAGATGCCCGACAAGCTCTTCACACTGGGTTTTGTCTCCGCCACAGCGCCCACAAAAACGGGGAAGCTGAGGATGCGGGCGGTGCAGCTCCCGTCTAACTCTGCGGTGTTTCACAACCGACACAGCTTCTCGACGCGGCAACTCGagagcgtggcggcggtgccgttTCAGATTCGCGGGCCGGACGGGGTTGCACGCGTagggtgcggcagcagcattgCCTGA
- a CDS encoding putative cytoskeleton-associated protein CAP5.5 produces MGCCNSKETKKPKEEVLQREAQYAKVSSETDSVEEQPNIEARVASVVKDLRAERIDAICAHSHACPYRYNACTVVGGEVKFYFEGGIIFCIVKEGSWYIYNDSLDYEAHVTVRFGPGSNIAAGQRAELGEVEDGWTCIRAIVYPLETVHLVSGTANGYKTHITIKPLNEQYRHEACAAANGTAEAETEAVRSLVTEGMDEEAILHRCVETTTPYVDLTFPPNGEAVARAGRDTRTIPEVAMMRPTQYLLDNNCLSVNDICGPVLALSIEPGNLGDSWFMCAVAIMAENEAAVRSIFAQGSPAEKAVGAYRVLVNKNGWWHTLIMDDYLPTFNRMPVFARSYDNPAEVWTSLLQKAYAKLHGSYAAITGGDTLQALADLSGAPMCRFDKEWEEATTDAEKADTLANALVQFSRSGACVVLSTPGHNSESYLGRSQASDAAAFRARYKKVGLHVGYTYSLERVVMVEECGTLLFKVRNPWRSSSKWTGPWSYGSREWDENQDACLLCGAQKDPQDGSFWMCWDDASRYFDGGGVLFANPDAVDYRVKGVFCKTIPSAVLEITASESTQVFFTLSQPDKRGVDRKEGAALFAPIMLTVSKEEDGVQRVQKNTSWNPTMPSEEFNFVVGRDVSMWFTLGAEEKYLVVPRIHSKGVKSDYDRPYVISIMSTDKLEGNVRVEAKHIHSDSKVFTNYIAYDSEELPSVKVENQVRLPGKAPVTYVSATVI; encoded by the coding sequence ATGGGGTGCTGCAACTCGAAGGAGACGAAGAAACCGAAGGAGGAAGTGCTGCAGCGGGAGGCTCAGTATGCGAAGGTGTCAAGTGAGACGGATAGTGTGGAAGAGCAGCCCAATATTGAGGCTAGAGTGGCGAGTGTGGTGAAGGATCTGCGCGCTGAGCGCATCGACGCCATCTGCGCCCACAGTCATGCCTGTCCCTACCGCTATAACGCCTGCACTGTCGTGGGCGGAGAAGTGAAGTTCTACTTCGAGGGTGGCATCATTTTCTGCATCGTGAAGGAGGGCTCGTGGTACATCTACAACGACTCCCTTGACTACGAGGCGCATGTGACCGTACGCTTCGGCCCGGGCTCGAATATCGCTGCTGGACAGCGGGCAGAGCTGGGGGAGGTAGAGGATGGCTGGACGTGCATACGCGCCATCGTGTACCCGCTGGAGACGGTGCATTTGGTCTCCGGCACCGCCAACGGCTACAAGACCCACATCACTATCAAGCCCCTCAATGAACAGTACCGTCACgaggcgtgtgcggctgccaACGGCACTGCCGAAGCGGAGACAGAGGCCGTTCGATCTCTTGTCACCGAAGGgatggacgaggaggcgatTCTGCACCGCTGCGTGGAGACAACAACGCCTTACGTCGACCTGACGTTCCCGCCGAACGGCGAGGCCGTCGCACGCGCCGGCAGGGACACCCGCACCATCCCCGAGGTGGCCATGATGCGCCCGACACAGTACCTGCTGGATAATAACTGCCTTTCGGTGAACGACATTTGCGGGCCAGTGCTGGCCCTGTCCATCGAACCGGGAAACCTCGGCGACTCGTGGTTTATGTGCGCTGTGGCCATCATGGCGGAGAATGAGGCGGCGGTCCGAAGCATTTTCGCACAGGGCTCAccggcggagaaggcggtggGTGCGTACCGCGTGCTGGTCAACAAAAACGGCTGGTGGCACACTCTCATTATGGACGACTACTTGCCCACGTTCAACCGCATGCCTGTGTTTGCGCGCTCGTACGACAATCCGGCGGAGGTGTGGACCTCGTTGCTGCAAAAGGCGTATGCGAAGCTGCACGGCTCCTATGCCGCAATCACCGGCGGCGACACTTTGCAGGCGCTCGCGGACTTGAGCGGCGCGCCGATGTGCCGTTTCGACAAGGAGTGGGAGGAGGCAACGACGGACGCGGAAAAGGCAGACACACTGGCCAATGCGCTGGTGCAGTTTTCCCGCTCTGGCGCCTGTGTTGTGCTCAGCACTCCAGGCCACAATTCAGAGAGCTACCTGGGCCGCAGTCAGGCgagcgatgcggcggcgttcCGCGCCCGCTACAAGAAGGTTGGCTTACATGTCGGCTACACGTACTCCTTAGAGCGCGTTGTGATGGTCGAGGAGTGCGGCACCCTGCTGTTCAAGGTGCGCAACCCTTGGCGCTCGTCGAGCAAGTGGACTGGACCATGGAGCTACGGTTCGAGGGAGTGGGATGAGAATCAGGATGCCTGCCTCCTCTGCGGCGCCCAGAAGGACCCGCAGGATGGCAGTTTCTGGATGTGCTGGGATGACGCCAGCCGGTACttcgacggaggcggtgttCTGTTTGCGAACCCCGACGCGGTGGACTACCGTGTGAAGGGCGTGTTTTGCAAGACGATCCCAAGCGCGGTTCTTGAAATCACGGCGTCGGAGTCCACCCAGGTGTTCTTCACCCTCTCGCAACCCGACAAGCGCGGCGTGGACCGTAAGGAGGGCGCGGCGCTCTTTGCTCCGATTATGCTCACCGTGtccaaggaggaggacggcgtgcagcgggtgcagaaGAACACCAGCTGGAACCCGACGATGCCCTCTGAGGAGTTCAACTTTGTTGTCGGCCGTGACGTCTCCATGTGGTTCACGCTGGGGGCCGAGGAGAAGTACCTGGTTGTGCCGCGCATACACTCCAAGGGCGTCAAGAGCGACTACGATCGACCGTACGTGATCAGCATAATGTCGACCGATAAGTTGGAGGGCAACGTTCGGGTGGAAGCGAAGCACATTCACAGCGACTCGAAGGTGTTCACGAACTATATCGCCTACGATTCGGAGGAGCTGCCCTCGGTCAAGGTGGAGAACCAGGTGAGGCTTCCTGGCAAGGCCCCCGTGACGTACGTGTCCGCCACGGTGATTTGA
- a CDS encoding putative amastin produces the protein MALKLGIIIYAILQFIALLCVMIGTGVDMFHVTPEYSFGVRLCLTLWGEKLDCRKPKVNNPSDTRWALCPNHRNNFRVGQVFAIITIFVYAASVVFGVLWLYYCSGFRWLCLALNIVGAATACVVWAVMAVTYRINNEPLCENLSIAFVFGTGFGLFVFAWILDILDIIFLMRPLQIGESGEGAAPEEQKEGKANEE, from the coding sequence ATGGCGTTGAAGCTCGGCATCATTATCTACGCGATCCTCCAGTTCATCGCATTGTTGTGCGTGATGATCGGTACGGGGGTCGACATGTTTCACGTCACGCCGGAGTACTCGTTTGGCGTCAGGTTATGCCTAACCCTATGGGGTGAAAAGCTTGATTGTCGAAAACCCAAAGTTAACAACCCCTCGGATACACGATGGGCGCTTTGCCCTAACCACCGCAACAACTTCCGCGTTGGTCAGGTGTTCGCTATCATCACCATCTTTGTGTACGCCGCGTCGGTCGTGTTTGGCGTTCTTTGGCTGTACTACTGCTCTGGCTTCCGCTGGCTCtgcctggcgctgaacatcgtgggcgctgccaccgcttgCGTTGTCTGGGCGGTCATGGCGGTGACCTACAGAATCAATAACGAACCACTTTGCGAAAATCTTAGCATAGCCTTCGTTTTTGGCACCGGCTTTGGTCTCTTCGTGTTTGCCTGGATCCTAGATATCCTCGACATCATCTTCCTGATGCGCCCGTTGCAAATCGGGGAGTCCGGTGAGGGTGCGGCACCTGAGGAGCAGAAGGAGGGAAAAGCAAACGAAGAGTAG
- a CDS encoding putative calpain-like cysteine peptidase, with protein sequence MTAILILLLFRLSPTSTQLQSFHRLMALCGGSCTTSNAEKHYHQKKVHDFNYGGPAVKGECYPLFEDGRCYRVEVDRHKWFLYNDSLDMEMHVTFTFQKTTAVYKAQHGRTTVRKTPKGGTQCSVVVYPLETLPYVKFAKKTQISYSAACMSRDLAPGYIEKVNREAKAKCVNETQKVAGVAGVSRNEEEILYKCRKSKIPYIDMHFHPSEAALRRPHDKQSVANMHAITWKRPQDYIPVIAHKEIKLFRHDVSAAGIGQGHLGDCWLMCSIAVVAESKTMVKDIFRHPVSQSKQKKEERAGGYRVCINKNGWFHNVIVDSYLPTYNGVLYFARSAGDPYELWVPLLEKAYAKLHGSYASIVGGNPLHALQDLTGFPVYSFTNTWKAAANREEVASQFFKDLLRYRKNGYLISISTPDTHTSVYNAGSGNANEAVLEARYKAAGLSTGHSYSVLKVRQFVIPRVRLLKIRNPWGSGDEWTGAWGKNSTKWQKHSLVRRSCKPSKVSDGTFWIEWMDAVQFFEGGGVCMVKKAWYQYRFPGQFFGIIPSVVLKIELKKQQKMLFTLSQKDCRLRSPDDPDQLYKGLLISVTGHNAEKGMQQIVALSTDNPEVHPPEKYEYMLARDVGLELELDPAQGPFYVIPRIMATNQNDPMDFTLGMLTPRKSTARGLRVSCVHLPDTCPTFRNVVSFHMNGEVATHVQFQYKKRGGAPRVKAGITVFEATNVKPAYPFP encoded by the coding sequence ATGACTGCGATCCTTATCCTTCTTCTcttccgcctctctcccacaTCCACACAGCTGCAGTCCTTTCACCGACTAATGGCgctctgcggcggcagctgcaccacgagCAATGCAGAGAAGCACTATCACCAGAAGAAGGTGCACGACTTCAACTATGGCGGCCCTGCGGTCAAGGGGGAGTGCTACCCCCTCTTTGAAGACGGCCGATGCTACCGGGTAGAGGTAGACAGGCACAAGTGGTTCCTCTACAACGACTCGCTGGACATGGAGATGCACGTCACCTTTACCTTCCAAAAAACGACGGCCGTGTACAAAGCACAGCATGGCCGGACGACGGTGAGGAAGACACCCAAGGGTGGGACGCAGTGCTCCGTCGTTGTCTATCCCTTGGAGACGCTGCCGTACGTGAAGTTCGCCAAGAAGACGCAGATCTCGTACAGCGCCGCGTGCATGTCGCGCGACTTGGCCCCGGGCTACATTGAGAAGGTTAACCGCGAGGCGAAGGCGAAATGCGTGAACGAGACGCAAAAAGTAGCCGGCGTGGCTGGGGTGAGCCGCAACGAGGAGGAAATCCTGTACAAGTGCCGCAAGAGCAAGATCCCATACATCGACATGCACTTCCACCCATCTGAGGCTGCTCTGAGGCGACCTCACGACAAGCAGAGCGTGGCAAACATGCACGCCATCACGTGGAAACGGCCGCAGGACTACATACCGGTGATAGCGCACAAGGAGATCAAGCTGTTCCGCCACGACGTGAGCGCTGCCGGCATTGGGCAGGGTCACCTCGGCGACTGCTGGCTCATGTGCTCGATCGCGGTCGTGGCGGAGAGCAAGACAATGGTGAAGGATATCTTCCGCCACCCTGTCTCCCAGTccaagcaaaaaaaagaggagcggGCGGGCGGCTACCGCGTGTGCATCAATAAGAACGGCTGGTTCCACAACGTCATTGTGGACAGCTACCTGCCGACGTACAACGGAGTCCTTTACTTTGCCCGCTCCGCTGGGGACCCTTATGAGTTGTGGGTGCCGCTCCTGGAGAAGGCGTACGCCAAGCTGCACGGCTCGTACGCATCCATTGTCGGCGGCAATCCTCTCCACGCCCTGCAGGATTTGACGGGGTTTCCGGTGTACTCCTTCACAAACACGTggaaggcggcagcgaacAGGGAGGAGGTTGCATCGCAGTTCTTCAAGGACCTGCTGCGCTACCGCAAGAATGGCTACCTCATCTCCATCAGCACtccagacacgcacacgagcgtGTACAACGCTGGTAGCGGGAATGCGAACGAGGCTGTACTCGAGGCGCGCTACAAGGCGGCGGGTCTGAGCACAGGCCACTCCTACTCGGTGCTGAAGGTGCGGCAGTTTGTCATTCCGCGAGTGAGGCTGCTGAAGATCCGTAACCCGTGGGGAAGCGGTGACGAGTGGACCGGCGCATGGGGCAAGAACAGCACCAAGTGGCAGAAGCACTCCTTGGTGCGCCGGTCGTGCAAGCCGAGCAAGGTGAGCGACGGCACCTTCTGGATAGAGTGGATGGACGCGGTGCAGTTCTTCGAGGGTGGCGGGGTCTGCATGGTGAAGAAGGCCTGGTACCAGTATCGCTTCCCTGGCCAGTTTTTTGGTATCATCCCGTCCGTGGTGCTCAAGATCGAGCTCAAAAAGCAGCAGAAGATGCTCTTTACCCTGTCACAGAAGGACTGCCGCCTGCGGAGCCCCGACGACCCGGATCAGCTGTACAAGGGGCTGCTTATCTCCGTCACGGGGCACAACGCGGAGAAGGGCATGCAGCAGATTGTGGCCCTCAGCACCGATAACCCCGAGGTGCATCCACCAGAGAAATACGAGTACATGCTTGCCCGTGACGTTGGCCTCGAACTCGAGCTCGACCCCGCACAAGGGCCGTTCTACGTCATTCCGCGCATCATGGCGACGAACCAAAACGACCCGATGGACTTCACGCTGGGCATGCTGACACCCCGCAAGTCAACTGCGAGGGGCCTGCGGGTGTCCTGTGTGCACCTGCCCGACACGTGCCCGACGTTCCGGAACGTGGTATCTTTCCATATGAACGGGGAGGTGGCGACACATGTGCAGTTTCAGTACAAgaagcgcggcggtgcgcccCGCGTAAAGGCCGGCATCACCGTCTTTGAGGCCACCAACGTGAAGCCAGCGTACCCCTTCCCCTAA